The DNA region AAAATTATCATTCCGGCTATCGATGCCAGCCGCTTCGGGCGGGTCTGCGAGCTGGCCGCAACGCATCCGGCGCTCTACGCCGCGCTGGGGCTGCATCCCATCGTGATTGAACATCATCGGGACGATCATCTCGATCAGCTGGAAACCTTACTGCAACAGCGGCCGCGTAAGCTGGTGGCGATCGGCGAGATCGGGCTGGATCTCTACCGCGACGATCCGCAGTTTGATAAGCAGCAACGCTTTCTGGAGGCGCAGCTCAGGCTGGCGAAACACTACGCGCTGCCGGTGATCCTGCATTCGCGCCGGACGCACGACAAGCTGGCGCAGATCCTGCGTCGTCACGATCTGCCGCGCCGGGGCGTGGTGCACGGCTTTGCGGGCAGCCTGCAGCAGGCGCAGGCCTTTATTAAGCTGGGTTATGCGATTGGCATCGGCG from Pantoea deleyi includes:
- a CDS encoding TatD family hydrolase, which gives rise to MRFIDTHCHFDFPPFEGDADGSLARAAEAGVEKIIIPAIDASRFGRVCELAATHPALYAALGLHPIVIEHHRDDHLDQLETLLQQRPRKLVAIGEIGLDLYRDDPQFDKQQRFLEAQLRLAKHYALPVILHSRRTHDKLAQILRRHDLPRRGVVHGFAGSLQQAQAFIKLGYAIGIGGTITYERASKTRQTVAQLPLASLLLETDAPDMPLHGFQGQPNRPERARQVWQTLCSLREESPEAIADALWQNSQRLFQLDPAFPARRN